A window of Thermosynechococcus sp. NK55a contains these coding sequences:
- the cas7i gene encoding type I-B CRISPR-associated protein Cas7/Cst2/DevR — MTKHLFATIVTATAIAANNRGEGDGSTLSTLQKITRGNDQYTTVSAEAIRWGLREYFQNHYEPEVNRTFNPETDDPKTDDSKTDDSKTDKYSFKDEEFSHKKYIDDDLFGYMDAKKGKDKKDDTRKRRGALEVSRAMSLDPYWGDVTFGSKGGEKGKTSIHNTEVHYTAYQYTIALTPEGLSKPERALLALDAIAAVRHVGGNHARFLYDFRPESIVLRITDDPSPWIMGVFKRIGESVGCPQLVRLIEVGDVEANELIVGGEIADTPYGEQLKTLGVQVYRGVKKAIAQAKEQLQQQLNIKVPA; from the coding sequence ATGACCAAGCACCTATTTGCCACTATCGTCACTGCAACAGCTATTGCCGCTAACAATCGGGGAGAAGGAGACGGCAGCACCCTCTCAACACTGCAAAAAATTACCCGCGGCAATGATCAATACACCACTGTCAGTGCAGAGGCAATTCGTTGGGGATTGCGGGAGTATTTTCAAAATCATTACGAACCAGAAGTGAATCGTACATTTAACCCTGAGACCGATGACCCTAAGACCGATGACTCTAAGACCGATGACTCTAAGACCGACAAATATAGCTTCAAAGATGAAGAATTCAGCCACAAAAAATACATTGATGACGACCTATTTGGTTATATGGACGCCAAAAAGGGGAAAGATAAAAAGGATGACACCAGAAAACGGCGCGGTGCCTTGGAAGTTAGCCGTGCTATGAGCCTTGACCCCTACTGGGGCGATGTGACCTTTGGTTCCAAGGGAGGTGAGAAGGGCAAAACCTCGATTCATAACACTGAGGTTCACTACACTGCCTATCAATACACGATTGCCCTCACGCCTGAAGGCCTGAGCAAACCTGAGCGGGCACTGTTAGCCTTGGATGCCATTGCCGCTGTACGTCATGTGGGGGGCAACCATGCTCGCTTCTTGTACGACTTTCGCCCAGAGTCAATTGTTCTGCGGATAACAGATGATCCAAGCCCTTGGATTATGGGCGTGTTCAAACGCATTGGGGAATCGGTGGGCTGCCCACAGCTAGTGCGGCTGATTGAAGTGGGGGATGTAGAAGCTAATGAGTTAATTGTTGGCGGTGAGATAGCGGATACTCCCTATGGTGAGCAGTTAAAGACCTTAGGGGTTCAAGTCTACCGTGGGGTAAAGAAAGCGATCGCCCAAGCCAAAGAACAACTCCAGCAACAACTGAACATTAAGGTGCCTGCCTAA
- a CDS encoding CRISPR-associated helicase/endonuclease Cas3, which yields MPPRFTPPKLEPDILLAKSSLPGNPDWGEDHDLVGHTAAVVKSITTLVHSLGSNLLQQFGLGDRHSSFATLEATARLAAYLHDWGKANHQFQGVVRYSLIGSNPSVSPQRNPLERPQLIRHEVGSVLLAWEFREWLVQCPNADFMTAIAAAGGHHLKLGGKDGKDTGKLVEVREGSGDTCLHWYVKHPYFCKLIHYGVRTLGLPQDLPLSQFSQQWEIKTIKDKGEKVLDAFIDEWEPDAAFVAVVKALLVAADAIASASGQMAISLQQWIEDVLKQTLTEADLQTVINTRLCGHSLRPFQTDLANTPQRVTLARAGCGSGKTLGAYCWAQKHAIGRKLFFCYPTTGTSTEGFLGYVHNKVESELLHSRSAVDLELACTGEEVNNGDGSVNETAQKLEAFKAWDAKVNICTVDTVLGLLQCHRRPLYCFPAIANAAFVFDEVHCYDEALFGALLRFLKVVKAPILLMSASFLPTQVEAIKEAVGEPVEVVQGPQELEDLPRYRFHQLTEPDWEWVQQELAKGGKVLWVCNQVDTAIAVYQQAKARGLRPFLYHSRFRYGDRVDRHRAVVDAFKQDQPILAITTQVAEMSLDLSATLLVSQIADPAGLIQRLGRLNRQYCGHPRDALFYPDEKTGFPYSQDQLKAGEALIQKFAAQEVSQRQLAAWLENLNIQHTPKDHFVWLDGKWKTYPAPLRKAGYTVTALLEQDQPTVAQLKWSELARYTVPLPANNIQGWQRHRRGYLIAPQEQWGYDSELGAFALK from the coding sequence ATGCCGCCTAGGTTTACTCCACCCAAACTAGAGCCAGATATTTTGTTGGCAAAATCCTCGCTACCAGGAAATCCTGACTGGGGAGAAGACCATGACTTGGTCGGCCACACAGCTGCCGTTGTGAAGTCAATAACCACCTTAGTTCATTCCTTAGGCTCAAATTTGCTCCAGCAGTTTGGGTTGGGCGATCGCCATAGCAGCTTTGCAACCCTGGAGGCAACGGCACGACTAGCGGCCTATCTTCACGATTGGGGAAAGGCAAACCACCAATTCCAAGGGGTTGTTAGATACTCTCTCATTGGTTCCAATCCATCGGTGTCGCCGCAACGTAATCCCTTGGAGCGCCCTCAACTGATCCGTCATGAAGTGGGGTCTGTGCTACTGGCATGGGAGTTCCGAGAATGGCTTGTTCAATGTCCAAATGCTGACTTCATGACAGCGATCGCTGCTGCTGGGGGTCATCACCTCAAACTAGGGGGCAAAGACGGTAAAGACACCGGTAAACTTGTGGAAGTCCGGGAAGGCAGTGGAGACACTTGCCTGCACTGGTATGTCAAGCATCCTTACTTCTGCAAGCTGATTCACTACGGGGTGAGAACGCTAGGGCTGCCGCAAGATCTTCCCCTCTCTCAGTTTTCGCAGCAATGGGAAATTAAAACTATCAAGGATAAAGGGGAGAAGGTCTTGGATGCTTTTATTGATGAGTGGGAGCCAGATGCTGCCTTTGTTGCGGTAGTGAAAGCACTCCTTGTGGCAGCAGATGCTATTGCCTCAGCCTCAGGACAGATGGCAATCAGCCTCCAGCAGTGGATTGAGGACGTCCTAAAACAGACCTTGACCGAGGCTGATTTGCAAACAGTGATTAACACACGGCTGTGTGGTCATTCACTGCGGCCATTTCAAACGGATCTAGCCAATACACCTCAGCGGGTAACGCTGGCACGTGCAGGTTGCGGTAGCGGTAAAACTCTCGGTGCCTACTGCTGGGCACAAAAACACGCGATCGGGCGCAAGCTGTTTTTCTGCTATCCCACTACAGGCACGAGCACCGAAGGCTTTCTAGGCTATGTTCATAACAAAGTGGAGTCGGAACTGTTGCACTCCCGCTCGGCTGTTGACCTGGAGCTAGCCTGCACAGGCGAAGAAGTAAATAATGGCGATGGATCAGTGAATGAAACAGCTCAGAAATTGGAAGCCTTCAAAGCATGGGATGCAAAGGTCAATATTTGCACTGTCGATACTGTTTTGGGACTTCTGCAATGTCATCGCCGTCCCCTGTATTGCTTCCCGGCGATCGCCAATGCTGCTTTCGTCTTTGATGAGGTTCACTGCTATGATGAGGCCCTCTTTGGCGCCTTACTGCGATTTCTCAAGGTGGTTAAAGCGCCCATCTTACTCATGTCTGCCTCGTTTTTACCCACCCAGGTAGAGGCAATTAAGGAAGCAGTGGGAGAGCCTGTAGAGGTTGTCCAAGGTCCGCAAGAGCTGGAAGACTTGCCTCGCTATCGTTTCCATCAACTGACCGAGCCCGACTGGGAATGGGTTCAGCAGGAATTGGCCAAGGGCGGTAAAGTCCTGTGGGTCTGCAACCAAGTGGATACGGCGATCGCTGTGTATCAGCAAGCCAAAGCTCGGGGACTGCGACCCTTTCTCTATCACAGTCGCTTTCGTTATGGCGATCGCGTCGATCGCCATCGGGCAGTTGTAGATGCCTTCAAACAGGATCAGCCCATCTTGGCCATCACTACACAGGTTGCTGAGATGTCCCTAGACTTATCCGCAACACTTTTAGTCTCTCAAATAGCTGACCCGGCAGGCTTAATCCAGCGTTTGGGGCGCCTCAACCGCCAGTACTGTGGCCATCCCCGGGATGCCCTCTTTTACCCCGATGAAAAAACTGGTTTTCCCTACAGTCAGGATCAGCTAAAGGCAGGTGAAGCACTGATCCAAAAGTTTGCTGCTCAAGAAGTCAGTCAAAGACAGTTAGCTGCTTGGCTAGAGAACTTAAACATCCAACACACACCCAAAGATCACTTTGTCTGGCTAGACGGCAAATGGAAAACCTACCCGGCCCCCTTGCGCAAGGCGGGCTATACCGTCACTGCTCTTCTGGAACAGGATCAGCCGACAGTTGCCCAGCTTAAATGGAGTGAACTCGCTCGATACACTGTTCCACTACCTGCGAACAATATCCAAGGTTGGCAGCGCCACCGCCGGGGATACTTGATCGCCCCTCAGGAACAGTGGGGCTATGATTCAGAATTGGGTGCGTTTGCGCTTAAGTAG
- the cas6 gene encoding type I-MYXAN CRISPR-associated protein Cas6/Cmx6 has translation MTDQCSFLELHYSLRGRTLPADHGYALYSAIKQQLQKSPQPNLPSDIPSDLRLSSIPGIPNGEGIVYLNRASRFRIRCLSDRVQVWYRFFQNQVLDIQGHLIRLVQPRIALPKPSQTLASRLVTFKLETIDHLEVPEYFLKSCQKALSDLGIKGTAFIPSDPNGNLARRTIQVKGKKVVGYRLVVEDLSAADSLKLQWHGLGGRQHFGCGWFYPVKESLDAA, from the coding sequence ATGACTGATCAATGTTCTTTTCTTGAACTGCACTACAGCCTGCGGGGAAGAACTTTGCCAGCCGATCATGGCTACGCATTGTACTCAGCGATTAAGCAACAGTTGCAAAAATCACCCCAGCCCAATCTACCTTCAGACATACCAAGCGACCTGCGGCTTAGCAGTATTCCTGGAATTCCTAACGGTGAGGGGATTGTTTATCTCAACCGTGCTTCACGCTTTCGCATCCGTTGTCTGAGCGATCGGGTACAAGTGTGGTACCGCTTTTTCCAGAACCAAGTGCTTGATATTCAGGGGCATTTGATTCGACTGGTGCAGCCCCGCATTGCCTTGCCAAAACCCTCACAAACCCTTGCTTCTCGGTTGGTCACTTTCAAGTTAGAGACAATTGATCATTTAGAGGTGCCGGAGTATTTTCTAAAATCTTGTCAAAAGGCTCTCAGTGATTTGGGGATTAAGGGGACAGCATTTATTCCCTCTGACCCCAACGGTAACCTTGCACGGCGCACAATTCAAGTAAAGGGCAAAAAAGTGGTGGGCTACCGTTTAGTGGTCGAGGATTTGAGCGCAGCGGACTCACTCAAGCTGCAATGGCATGGTTTAGGCGGACGCCAACATTTTGGCTGTGGTTGGTTTTATCCTGTAAAGGAGAGCTTGGATGCCGCCTAG
- the cas2 gene encoding CRISPR-associated endonuclease Cas2: protein MAESKNWYLICYDIRDPKRWRQVYKQLEGYGERLQFSIFRCRLTPREREKLRWQLEKVLTEEDDLLIVGLCNQCIERVRACNRSGAWPVSQQNFKIF, encoded by the coding sequence ATGGCTGAATCTAAAAATTGGTACCTCATCTGCTATGACATCCGCGATCCCAAGCGATGGCGACAGGTTTATAAGCAGTTGGAGGGCTACGGTGAACGATTGCAGTTTTCAATTTTTCGCTGTCGTCTCACACCTCGAGAGCGGGAAAAGCTACGCTGGCAGCTCGAAAAAGTCCTAACTGAGGAAGATGATCTCCTAATCGTAGGACTGTGCAACCAATGCATAGAGCGGGTCCGTGCTTGCAACCGTTCAGGGGCATGGCCAGTGTCGCAGCAGAATTTCAAGATCTTCTAG
- a CDS encoding type I-MYXAN CRISPR-associated endonuclease Cas4/Cas1, whose product MSIMEQMVACAETETLRVSSLRAFTYCRRLFYLEEVEELYTQNESVFAGRRLHVELQKLERGDWQEFRLESIALGLRGQVDALRTLEGHLIPYEHKIGRCYRDRQRQPQAWHSDRVQILAYACLLETVLGVTVPEGRIHYHRDNVTVRVPVDESGRQLVRDTIEQARQLRASLERPPVCSNERLCLNCSLAPVCLPEEARLARDPEHLPLRLFPRDDEREIIHITVGEALIKRAGKQLRIAIQDQPEQKLPIQQVGQVVIHKFAQITTPAIHLCADEGIGIHFISSGGRYIGSIDNRKGSIQRRIRQYQALTNPDQCLHLARLLVNCRGQSQRRLLLRGQRNRQDPLPPLQDITTQMERHLSTLSQADSLETLRGIEGHLAALYFSALPYLLADHVPKKLHFNGRNRRPPKDPFNALLSFGYGMLLRDVMNAILTVGLEPAFGFYHQPRTQAPPLALDLMEIFRVPLVDMVVIGSINRMQWNLDQCFEVRRDHVWLSDYGRRKFIELYEARKGETWKHPVTNYSLTYRRLLELEVRLLEKEWSGEAGLFGKLILR is encoded by the coding sequence ATGTCAATCATGGAACAGATGGTTGCCTGTGCGGAAACGGAGACCCTGCGCGTCAGCTCCCTGCGGGCTTTTACCTACTGTCGGCGGCTATTTTATCTTGAAGAAGTTGAAGAGCTGTACACCCAAAATGAGTCAGTCTTTGCGGGGCGACGGCTCCACGTAGAACTACAAAAGCTAGAACGGGGAGATTGGCAAGAATTCCGTCTTGAAAGCATCGCTCTGGGCTTACGCGGACAAGTTGATGCCCTGCGCACCCTTGAGGGACATTTAATTCCCTATGAGCACAAAATCGGTCGCTGTTATCGCGATCGCCAGCGACAGCCCCAAGCTTGGCACAGTGACAGGGTACAAATTTTGGCCTATGCCTGCTTACTGGAAACCGTTCTCGGCGTCACTGTGCCCGAAGGCCGCATTCACTATCACCGGGATAACGTCACTGTCCGAGTTCCTGTGGATGAGTCAGGCCGCCAACTGGTGCGCGACACGATTGAGCAAGCACGTCAACTGCGCGCTTCCCTAGAACGTCCCCCTGTATGCAGCAATGAAAGACTCTGCCTCAACTGCTCCTTAGCACCTGTTTGCCTACCCGAAGAAGCCCGCCTCGCTCGGGATCCTGAGCATTTACCCCTGCGGTTATTTCCAAGGGATGACGAACGGGAGATTATCCACATCACCGTTGGCGAAGCTCTCATCAAGCGCGCTGGCAAGCAGCTCAGGATTGCGATTCAAGATCAACCTGAGCAAAAGCTACCCATTCAGCAGGTGGGTCAAGTCGTGATCCACAAATTTGCCCAAATTACCACCCCCGCCATTCATCTGTGCGCCGATGAGGGTATTGGTATTCACTTCATCAGCAGTGGTGGGCGTTACATCGGCAGCATTGACAACCGCAAAGGCAGTATTCAGCGGCGTATTCGTCAATATCAAGCCCTGACAAACCCAGATCAGTGTTTACATCTTGCCCGGTTACTGGTGAATTGTCGGGGACAGAGTCAGCGCCGCCTGCTCCTGCGAGGACAGCGGAATCGCCAAGACCCTCTGCCGCCATTACAGGATATCACCACCCAAATGGAGCGGCACCTCAGTACCCTCTCCCAAGCCGATTCCCTAGAGACTCTACGGGGTATTGAAGGCCATCTCGCTGCCCTGTATTTTTCAGCGTTGCCCTATCTACTGGCGGATCACGTTCCCAAGAAGTTGCACTTCAACGGTCGCAATCGCCGCCCCCCTAAAGATCCGTTTAATGCGTTGCTGAGTTTTGGCTATGGCATGCTCCTCAGGGATGTGATGAATGCTATTCTCACGGTTGGTCTTGAGCCAGCCTTTGGCTTTTATCACCAGCCGCGTACTCAAGCACCGCCCCTTGCGTTAGATTTGATGGAAATTTTCCGTGTCCCCCTTGTGGATATGGTGGTTATTGGGTCAATTAACCGCATGCAGTGGAACCTTGACCAGTGCTTTGAAGTACGCCGAGATCACGTATGGCTGAGTGACTATGGTCGGCGTAAGTTCATTGAGCTCTATGAAGCTCGCAAAGGTGAAACATGGAAACACCCAGTCACCAACTACTCCCTCACCTATCGGCGACTCTTGGAACTGGAAGTGCGCCTACTAGAAAAGGAGTGGAGCGGGGAAGCGGGGTTGTTTGGCAAACTCATTTTGCGCTGA
- a CDS encoding RDD family protein — translation MAYPSGVFVASLATIPVNLLGGILNSVVIIPVAGLFVAVLLLPLWQGIKAVLYWDLRVRNEGAAFQVHSKAVNPLRWLRRVTLRTPESIELDFALGGIGSRVLAWVIDQVILYTALVLFSLAAGYIFYALYPWLIEVLPASGQSIEAWSLGIYLLVIFVLYNGYYIFFETYWQGQTPGKRYAEIRVVQDNGRPIGLREATLRSLLQSIDFAFLGIGAFLVTLSPSEKRLGDRVAGTLVIQDEQATRFAPQGITLRQSQAAWVQELRSLAHWEQMTPEHYLLLRNYLNSRDRLSPVGRYQAAQELRQQLEPLLLPTYPAHWPSLSAEDFLEGLYIAYRQRHQSSP, via the coding sequence ATGGCATACCCTAGCGGTGTTTTTGTTGCTTCCCTGGCAACTATTCCCGTCAATCTCCTTGGCGGTATTCTCAATAGTGTGGTGATTATTCCCGTCGCTGGCCTCTTTGTCGCAGTTTTGCTCCTGCCCCTGTGGCAAGGGATCAAGGCAGTTCTCTATTGGGATCTGCGGGTACGCAATGAAGGGGCAGCGTTTCAAGTGCACTCTAAAGCGGTCAACCCCTTGCGTTGGTTGCGGCGGGTAACATTACGCACGCCCGAAAGTATTGAATTGGACTTTGCCCTTGGGGGAATCGGCAGCCGTGTTTTAGCTTGGGTCATTGATCAGGTGATTCTCTACACCGCCCTTGTGCTCTTTTCGTTGGCGGCAGGGTACATCTTTTATGCGCTTTACCCGTGGCTGATTGAGGTGCTACCCGCCAGTGGTCAGAGTATTGAAGCTTGGAGTTTGGGCATTTACCTATTGGTGATCTTTGTCCTCTACAACGGCTATTACATTTTCTTTGAAACCTATTGGCAGGGACAAACCCCCGGCAAGCGATACGCAGAAATTCGGGTTGTTCAGGATAATGGCCGCCCCATTGGTCTGCGGGAGGCGACGCTGCGCAGTTTGCTGCAATCCATTGATTTTGCTTTTTTGGGTATAGGGGCATTCCTGGTGACGTTATCTCCATCAGAAAAACGCCTAGGAGATAGGGTGGCAGGTACCTTGGTGATTCAAGATGAACAGGCGACGCGGTTTGCACCCCAAGGGATAACCCTTCGGCAATCACAGGCGGCTTGGGTGCAGGAGTTGCGATCGCTCGCCCACTGGGAACAGATGACCCCCGAACACTATCTCCTACTACGGAACTACCTCAATAGTCGCGATCGCCTGAGTCCTGTGGGTCGTTACCAAGCAGCTCAAGAGCTGCGCCAACAATTAGAACCCCTGTTGCTGCCCACCTATCCTGCCCACTGGCCCTCCCTGAGCGCCGAAGACTTCCTAGAGGGTCTATACATTGCCTATCGTCAACGACATCAATCATCCCCCTAG
- a CDS encoding adenosine deaminase translates to MALYAELHRHLGGSVVPRILWRYFQRNDRSLADRFPDYEEFEAFYTRPRQSLEEYLELHTLVESVQTPQTLPYFIFRLIRGAYIFENLAYLELRYTPYLRTDPQRSQSDRIEQMADIVKTVGLACQVPEYPIVTSQILCMHTRLPYAVNRAIVDLAASFPEFVCGIDLAGGDSVYGDRLAEFIDLYAYARDRGLKTTGHLYETVNGCYPELLPYLQRIGHGIQIPLRYPELLKEVAAAGQCLEVCPTTYFQTGTLESYEQLRLIFERCFEAGVDVAICTDNAGLHNVRLPFEYENLLTYDILNFKELQACQEAAFRHAFAWPHPQPPTLLLSNLLQSNSPQTALAGCGIQ, encoded by the coding sequence ATGGCACTGTACGCAGAACTACATCGACATTTAGGTGGCTCAGTGGTACCGCGCATCCTTTGGCGGTATTTTCAGCGGAACGATCGCTCCCTTGCTGATCGCTTTCCCGACTATGAGGAATTTGAAGCCTTTTATACTCGCCCCCGCCAATCCCTTGAAGAATACCTCGAACTCCACACCCTAGTGGAGAGTGTGCAAACGCCGCAAACCTTGCCCTATTTCATTTTTCGTTTGATTCGCGGCGCCTATATTTTTGAAAATTTGGCCTACTTGGAGTTGCGCTATACCCCCTACCTGCGCACGGATCCGCAGCGATCCCAGAGCGATCGCATTGAGCAGATGGCAGACATTGTCAAAACCGTGGGTCTAGCTTGCCAAGTGCCCGAGTACCCAATTGTCACTAGCCAAATTCTCTGCATGCACACGCGGCTACCCTATGCCGTCAACCGTGCCATCGTTGATCTGGCGGCGAGTTTTCCTGAGTTTGTCTGTGGGATTGACTTGGCTGGGGGCGATAGCGTCTATGGCGATCGCCTGGCGGAATTTATTGACCTCTATGCCTATGCCCGCGATCGCGGTCTGAAAACCACGGGTCACCTCTACGAAACGGTGAATGGCTGCTACCCCGAATTGCTGCCCTATCTACAACGCATTGGCCATGGCATTCAAATTCCGCTGCGCTACCCAGAGCTGCTCAAAGAAGTTGCTGCAGCGGGGCAATGCCTTGAAGTGTGCCCCACCACCTATTTTCAAACGGGTACCCTTGAGAGCTATGAACAGTTGCGGCTGATTTTTGAACGCTGCTTTGAGGCAGGGGTGGATGTGGCCATTTGTACCGATAATGCGGGTCTGCATAATGTGCGGCTGCCCTTTGAGTACGAAAACTTGCTGACCTATGACATCCTGAACTTCAAGGAATTGCAAGCCTGTCAGGAAGCGGCTTTTCGCCATGCCTTTGCTTGGCCCCATCCGCAACCGCCGACCCTGCTCCTGAGTAACCTGCTTCAGAGCAATTCACCGCAAACTGCCCTTGCTGGCTGCGGTATCCAGTAA
- the leuD gene encoding 3-isopropylmalate dehydratase small subunit, with product MSKIERITGRGLPLRGNDIDTDRIIPARFLRCVTFDGLGEHVFADDRQSGQHPFDLPQYQGARILVVNANFGCGSSREHAPQAIARWGIQAIVGESFAEIFAGNCLAMGVPCLTAAPEQVQALQTLLENRPSTELTLDLHALTLTAGDQVIPLTVAESSRQMLISGQWDACGQLLAHRDKIQEVAARLPYVQWAIR from the coding sequence ATGAGCAAGATTGAACGCATTACAGGTCGGGGCCTTCCCCTGCGAGGCAACGATATCGATACCGACCGCATTATTCCAGCGCGGTTTCTCCGCTGTGTCACCTTTGATGGCCTCGGAGAACATGTTTTTGCAGACGATCGCCAGTCGGGGCAGCACCCCTTTGACCTGCCTCAGTACCAAGGGGCCCGGATTCTAGTGGTGAATGCCAATTTTGGCTGTGGCTCGAGTCGTGAGCACGCCCCCCAAGCGATCGCCCGTTGGGGCATTCAAGCAATTGTCGGCGAAAGCTTTGCTGAAATTTTTGCGGGGAACTGCTTGGCAATGGGGGTTCCCTGTCTGACGGCAGCCCCAGAACAGGTACAGGCACTGCAAACGCTCTTAGAGAATCGGCCCAGCACAGAACTGACCCTAGACCTGCACGCCCTGACCCTGACGGCGGGGGATCAAGTGATTCCCCTAACCGTAGCGGAAAGTAGCCGACAAATGCTCATTTCTGGTCAATGGGATGCCTGTGGTCAGCTCTTGGCCCATCGTGACAAAATCCAGGAAGTAGCAGCGCGACTACCCTATGTGCAGTGGGCCATTCGGTGA
- a CDS encoding FHA domain-containing protein, translating to MSGLQEERHVLILNTVGGRRAIALEAAAYSLGRDESNAIVIDFETVSRQHAILLRVPVPGTTSYRYRLVDGNANGKPSTNGTFVNGKRISSHELQHGDVILFGRKAKASYLLLSMADTEFSQYLQSIAFQSIKSDLRGAKETLVGMELSGELRRTPNRELVAAAATQLHPELEPAKDTLPSESDSEAKGNNKETLHEKESQGLKTNLVALGAIALVVVAITIGAVWRAGLSPNQPQGSPPATPTRN from the coding sequence ATGAGTGGCCTGCAAGAGGAACGGCATGTCTTGATTTTGAATACGGTCGGTGGACGGCGGGCGATCGCCCTTGAGGCAGCGGCCTACTCCCTTGGGCGCGATGAGAGTAATGCCATTGTTATTGATTTTGAAACAGTTTCCCGCCAGCACGCCATTCTCCTGCGGGTCCCTGTCCCCGGCACCACCAGCTATCGCTATCGTTTGGTGGATGGCAATGCCAATGGTAAACCCAGTACCAACGGCACTTTTGTCAATGGCAAGCGCATTAGCAGTCATGAATTGCAACACGGCGATGTCATTCTCTTTGGCCGTAAAGCCAAGGCCTCCTATCTCCTGCTCTCCATGGCGGATACAGAGTTTAGCCAATATCTGCAATCCATTGCTTTCCAAAGCATTAAATCCGATCTGCGGGGTGCAAAGGAAACCCTGGTGGGCATGGAGCTAAGTGGCGAACTGCGGCGAACCCCCAACCGTGAATTGGTGGCAGCTGCAGCCACCCAGTTACACCCTGAACTTGAACCAGCAAAAGATACGTTGCCTAGTGAGAGCGACAGCGAGGCAAAGGGGAACAACAAAGAAACCCTCCATGAAAAAGAAAGCCAAGGATTAAAAACGAACCTCGTGGCTCTAGGGGCGATCGCCCTTGTGGTTGTTGCCATTACCATAGGAGCGGTCTGGAGAGCGGGCCTCTCCCCCAATCAACCGCAGGGATCACCACCTGCCACCCCAACCCGCAACTAG
- a CDS encoding 2Fe-2S iron-sulfur cluster-binding protein: protein MTKRDHNKVYNVTLVNEARGLNKTIRVHADEYILDAAEAQGISLPYSCRAGACVNCAGRIIKGTVDQSDHSFLKPKELDAGFVLLCAAYPTSDCIISTHEEDNLLNLT, encoded by the coding sequence ATGACAAAGCGAGATCACAACAAAGTCTATAATGTCACTTTGGTGAACGAAGCAAGGGGCCTAAATAAAACGATTCGTGTTCATGCCGACGAGTACATTCTCGATGCGGCTGAAGCCCAAGGTATTTCTCTACCCTACTCCTGCCGTGCTGGCGCCTGTGTCAACTGCGCCGGTCGCATCATTAAAGGTACTGTGGACCAGTCAGATCACTCCTTTTTGAAACCCAAGGAGCTGGATGCTGGCTTTGTGCTGCTGTGTGCCGCCTATCCCACATCGGATTGCATCATCTCAACCCACGAAGAAGACAATTTATTGAACTTAACTTAG